In one window of Nocardia brasiliensis DNA:
- the hrpA gene encoding ATP-dependent RNA helicase HrpA, whose translation MTRTADTGPRELRTRLANLSLRDEYRLRRRLDRARGADLAAVEAEIAAAELRVEARRAAVPRIGYPEQLPVTQRRDDIAAAIAAHQVVIVAGETGSGKTTQIPKICLELGRGIRGTIGHTQPRRLAARTVAERIAEELGTELGDVVGYTVRFTDHASDRTLIKLMTDGILLAEIQRDRLLRRYDTIIIDEAHERSLNIDFLLGYLKQLLPRRPDLKVIITSATIDPELFARHFADEKGTPAPIVEVSGRSYPVELRYRPLSLELPGDDEDDEDTTVVDRDPVDAIGDAVTELFAEGDGDVLVFLSGEREIRDAADALRDLKLPRTEILPLYARLSTAEQHRVFAPHPGRRVVLATNVAETSLTVPGIRYVIDPGTARISRYSMRTKVQRLPIEKVSQASARQRAGRCGRVADGICIRLYSEDDFEARPAFTEPEILRTNLAAVILQMTALGLGDIENFPFVEAPDRRAIRDGIALLEELGALGRRSDAKSGAESRTDDHGLTLTPIGRDMAQLPVDPRMARMLVEAHGTGCLAEVLIIVAALSIQDVRERPADHQQAADAKHARFVVEGSDFLAYLRLWDYLTEQRKSLSSNQFRRMCREEFLHYLRIREWQDLHGQLRTITKGLGWSADGTEQDSGRSRAGEGEARARRADQGAAGNGARRGQSDSPGRGRGPRHGSASAARRDTDPARGGPKRGRRGNVPQAAHRAALESDDMPWDSVGIHQALLAGMLSHIGVREAESREFLGARNAKFMIFPGSSLAKKPPRWVMAAELVETSRLWGRMAAKVEPEWAERLAGDLVKRTYSEPHWSAKRGAASAYERVTLYGIPLVTGRQVDYGRIDQELSRELFLRHALVQGEWQTRHEFFHRNRELIDDVADLEHRARRRDILVDDDVLFEFYDKRVPADIVSVRHFDKWWKGASRKDPALLDFSTATVINENAAALDPSDFPDAWRQGELSFPLTYQFEPGQEEDGVTVRIPVEQLAHVRAVGFDWLVPGMRDELAAALIKTLPKAMRRSVVPAPDFAAAALAALTPRAEPLRTGLARELSRLGSITIDPSDLDPSALPDHLRMTFAAVDAQGRVLASGKSLQALKTRLAEQVSASVARATAGAERAPAAVWTSESLGTIEPTVRREVAGQTVTGYPALVPEGDGVAVRVLSSPAAQASAMRAGTRALVLNAIPTSVRTVTASLPPTDRLALSQNPYGSIEALVEDCRAAAADELIAAAGGPVRNPDDFTALVARIRPDLTSAVARLVRLVVPILAEAHRVSSALADTAERDIADDVRDQLDNLVFPGFVSEWGSTRLRELPRYLQGARVRLEALPGSAVRDRQSMVELDRALAAYDRLVNALPENRRATAAVTEIWWMLEEFRVSLFAQKLGTPYPVSAKRIERAIAAVRR comes from the coding sequence ATGACCAGGACAGCTGATACCGGACCCCGCGAGCTCCGCACCCGCCTGGCGAATCTCTCCCTCCGCGACGAATACCGGCTGCGCCGCCGGCTCGACCGGGCGCGCGGCGCCGACCTCGCCGCGGTCGAGGCGGAGATCGCCGCCGCGGAACTGCGCGTCGAGGCTCGCCGCGCGGCCGTGCCGCGGATCGGCTATCCGGAGCAGCTGCCCGTCACCCAGCGCCGCGACGACATCGCCGCCGCGATCGCCGCGCATCAGGTGGTGATCGTGGCAGGCGAGACGGGCTCGGGCAAGACCACCCAGATCCCGAAGATCTGCCTCGAACTCGGCCGCGGCATCCGCGGCACGATCGGCCACACCCAGCCGCGCAGGCTCGCCGCGCGCACCGTCGCCGAGCGCATCGCCGAAGAACTGGGCACCGAACTCGGCGACGTCGTCGGCTACACGGTCCGGTTCACCGACCACGCCTCCGACCGCACACTGATCAAGCTGATGACCGACGGCATCCTGCTCGCCGAGATCCAGCGCGACCGGCTGCTGCGCCGCTACGACACGATCATCATCGACGAGGCGCACGAACGCAGCCTCAACATCGACTTCCTGCTCGGGTATCTCAAACAGCTGCTGCCACGCAGGCCCGACCTGAAGGTGATCATCACCTCCGCGACCATCGATCCCGAGCTGTTCGCCCGGCACTTCGCCGACGAAAAGGGCACGCCCGCACCGATAGTCGAGGTCTCGGGGCGGTCCTATCCGGTCGAGCTGCGTTACCGGCCGCTCTCGCTCGAACTGCCCGGCGACGACGAGGACGACGAGGACACCACGGTGGTGGACCGCGACCCGGTCGACGCCATCGGCGACGCGGTCACCGAGCTCTTCGCCGAGGGCGACGGCGACGTGCTGGTGTTCCTCTCCGGTGAACGCGAGATCCGTGACGCCGCGGACGCTTTGCGTGATCTGAAGCTGCCGCGCACGGAGATCCTGCCGCTGTACGCCCGCCTGTCCACCGCCGAGCAGCACCGGGTGTTCGCACCGCATCCGGGACGCCGGGTGGTGCTGGCGACCAACGTCGCGGAGACCTCGCTGACGGTGCCGGGCATCCGCTACGTCATCGACCCCGGCACCGCGCGCATCTCGCGCTATTCGATGCGCACCAAGGTGCAACGTCTGCCGATCGAGAAGGTGTCGCAGGCCTCGGCGCGCCAGCGGGCCGGTCGCTGTGGCCGCGTCGCCGACGGCATCTGCATCCGGCTCTACTCCGAGGACGACTTCGAGGCCAGGCCCGCGTTCACCGAGCCGGAGATCCTGCGCACCAACCTGGCCGCCGTCATCCTGCAGATGACCGCGCTCGGGCTCGGTGACATCGAGAACTTCCCGTTCGTTGAGGCGCCGGACCGGCGGGCGATCCGCGACGGCATCGCGCTGCTAGAGGAGCTCGGCGCGCTGGGCAGGCGGTCCGACGCCAAGTCGGGAGCCGAATCACGCACCGACGACCACGGATTGACGCTCACCCCGATCGGCCGGGACATGGCGCAGTTGCCGGTCGACCCGCGCATGGCCAGGATGCTGGTCGAGGCGCACGGCACCGGTTGCCTGGCCGAGGTGCTGATCATCGTGGCGGCGCTATCGATCCAGGATGTGCGCGAACGCCCGGCCGATCATCAGCAGGCCGCCGACGCCAAGCACGCCCGATTCGTCGTCGAAGGCTCGGATTTCCTTGCCTACCTTCGGCTCTGGGACTATCTGACCGAGCAGCGCAAGTCGCTGTCGTCGAATCAGTTCCGGCGGATGTGCCGGGAGGAGTTCCTGCACTACCTGCGCATCAGGGAGTGGCAGGACCTGCACGGGCAGTTGCGCACGATCACCAAGGGCCTCGGCTGGTCTGCCGATGGCACCGAACAGGATTCGGGCCGGTCGCGGGCGGGCGAAGGCGAGGCGCGTGCGCGGCGTGCGGATCAGGGTGCGGCCGGAAACGGTGCGCGCCGTGGGCAATCCGATAGCCCGGGGCGCGGTCGCGGGCCCCGTCATGGCAGCGCTTCGGCCGCGCGGCGGGACACCGACCCGGCCCGGGGCGGGCCGAAACGGGGACGCCGGGGCAACGTGCCGCAGGCCGCGCACCGCGCGGCGCTCGAATCCGACGACATGCCTTGGGATTCCGTCGGCATCCATCAGGCCCTGCTGGCGGGTATGCTCTCGCACATCGGTGTGCGCGAGGCGGAATCACGCGAGTTCCTCGGTGCGCGCAACGCGAAGTTCATGATCTTCCCCGGTTCGTCGCTGGCGAAGAAACCACCGCGCTGGGTGATGGCGGCCGAACTGGTCGAGACCTCGCGCCTGTGGGGCCGGATGGCGGCCAAGGTGGAACCGGAGTGGGCCGAACGGCTCGCCGGCGATCTGGTGAAACGTACCTATTCCGAGCCGCATTGGTCGGCCAAGCGCGGTGCGGCCAGCGCCTACGAGCGGGTCACCCTCTACGGCATCCCGCTCGTGACCGGCAGGCAGGTCGACTACGGCCGGATCGACCAGGAGCTCTCGCGCGAGCTGTTCCTCCGGCACGCGCTGGTGCAGGGCGAGTGGCAGACCCGCCACGAGTTCTTCCATCGCAATCGCGAATTGATCGACGACGTCGCCGATCTGGAGCATCGCGCGCGCCGCCGCGACATCCTGGTCGACGACGACGTGCTGTTCGAGTTCTATGACAAGCGAGTGCCCGCCGACATCGTCTCGGTGCGGCATTTCGACAAGTGGTGGAAGGGCGCGTCCCGCAAAGACCCCGCGTTGCTCGACTTCTCCACCGCCACCGTGATCAACGAGAACGCCGCGGCACTCGACCCATCCGACTTCCCCGACGCGTGGCGTCAGGGCGAACTCAGCTTCCCGCTGACCTATCAGTTCGAGCCGGGTCAGGAGGAGGACGGCGTCACCGTGCGCATCCCGGTGGAACAGCTCGCGCACGTGCGCGCGGTCGGCTTCGACTGGCTGGTGCCGGGCATGCGCGACGAACTGGCCGCGGCGTTGATCAAGACCCTGCCGAAGGCGATGCGCCGCAGTGTCGTTCCCGCACCGGATTTCGCGGCCGCGGCACTGGCCGCACTCACCCCGCGCGCGGAGCCGCTGCGCACCGGGCTGGCGCGGGAACTCTCGCGCCTGGGCTCGATCACCATCGACCCGAGCGACCTGGACCCGAGCGCGCTACCCGATCATCTGCGGATGACGTTCGCGGCCGTCGACGCCCAGGGCCGGGTGCTGGCCAGCGGCAAGAGCCTGCAGGCGTTGAAAACCCGCTTGGCCGAACAGGTCTCCGCCTCGGTGGCGCGGGCGACCGCGGGCGCCGAACGCGCGCCCGCCGCCGTGTGGACCTCGGAGTCGCTCGGCACGATCGAGCCGACGGTGCGGCGCGAGGTCGCGGGACAGACCGTTACCGGCTATCCCGCGCTGGTGCCCGAGGGCGACGGCGTGGCCGTGCGCGTGCTCAGTTCGCCTGCCGCGCAAGCCAGTGCGATGCGGGCGGGCACCCGTGCGCTGGTGCTCAACGCCATACCGACCTCGGTGCGCACCGTCACCGCGAGCCTGCCGCCCACGGATCGGCTTGCGCTGAGCCAGAATCCGTACGGGTCGATCGAGGCGCTGGTCGAGGACTGCCGGGCGGCGGCCGCCGACGAGCTCATCGCCGCGGCGGGCGGGCCTGTGCGCAACCCCGACGATTTCACCGCGCTGGTCGCGAGGATCCGGCCGGATCTCACGTCCGCGGTCGCCCGGCTGGTACGCCTGGTCGTCCCGATTCTCGCTGAGGCACACCGGGTCTCGTCCGCGCTGGCCGACACCGCCGAGCGCGATATCGCCGACGACGTGCGCGATCAGCTCGACAATCTGGTCTTCCCCGGATTCGTCTCCGAGTGGGGCAGCACCCGATTACGCGAACTCCCGCGGTATCTACAGGGCGCGCGCGTCCGACTGGAGGCCCTGCCCGGCTCCGCGGTCCGTGACCGGCAGAGCATGGTCGAGCTCGATCGCGCCCTCGCCGCCTACGACCGCCTCGTCAACGCCCTGCCGGAGAATCGCCGAGCCACCGCGGCCGTCACCGAGATCTGGTGGATGCTGGAGGAATTCCGGGTCAGCCTCTTCGCGCAGAAGCTCGGCACCCCATACCCGGTGTCCGCCAAGCGCATCGAGCGCGCCATCGCCGCGGTCCGCCGCTAG
- a CDS encoding pyridoxamine 5'-phosphate oxidase family protein: MATWRAFEEEAPELAAEVKRRFLAHETHVLATLRRDGSPRVSGSEVAFHGPDLTFGSMPDARKADDLRRDGRCAIHAHPSDGDAKIAGVAEELTDPAARAAAGAEPEGEDYAFRLELTDAVLTTVDQERQLLIVRLWRPGRGVHVTERA, from the coding sequence ATGGCGACATGGCGTGCGTTCGAGGAGGAGGCCCCGGAACTGGCGGCCGAGGTCAAGCGACGGTTCCTGGCACACGAGACGCATGTGCTCGCGACGCTGCGACGGGACGGTTCGCCCCGCGTCAGCGGCTCGGAGGTGGCCTTCCACGGTCCCGATTTGACCTTCGGGTCGATGCCCGACGCGCGCAAGGCCGACGACCTGCGCCGCGACGGCCGCTGCGCGATCCACGCCCATCCGTCCGACGGTGACGCGAAGATCGCGGGCGTCGCCGAGGAACTCACCGACCCGGCCGCCCGCGCGGCCGCGGGCGCCGAACCCGAGGGCGAGGACTACGCCTTTCGCCTCGAGCTCACCGACGCCGTGCTCACCACGGTCGACCAGGAGCGGCAGCTGCTGATCGTGCGGCTGTGGCGGCCCGGCCGCGGCGTGCACGTCACCGAACGCGCCTGA
- a CDS encoding YegP family protein, with product MAAKFELFTDKAAKTRWRLKAANGEVIAASQAYESKSAARNGIESVQKNAPGAGIDDQT from the coding sequence ATGGCCGCGAAATTCGAACTGTTCACCGATAAGGCGGCGAAGACCCGCTGGCGGCTGAAGGCCGCGAACGGCGAGGTCATCGCCGCGAGTCAGGCCTACGAGAGCAAGTCCGCGGCGCGCAACGGCATCGAGTCGGTGCAGAAGAACGCGCCGGGCGCCGGTATCGACGACCAGACTTAG
- a CDS encoding glycosyl hydrolase family 18 protein, whose product MRLAKFPWLAASVAAILIGVSTILVTLTNATPALTAATGPSTGGAKIAYFNQWSIYQNAFYPKHVDTSGMAGKLDYIMYAFANIHPTDLTCFEANKAADQNENNPNAGDGAGDSYADYGKTFDASSSVDGTADKWDDPIVGNFKQLKQLKAKHPNLKVLLSIGGWTYSKYFSDVAATDAARKKFASSCIDMFIKGNLPKQNGYGGPGTGKGIFDGLDLDWEYPGGGGHLGNHASPNDRANFTLLTEELRKQLDAQGAADGKRYALTAAVAAGQDKIRHYDTANLGKYLDLVNLMTYDMHGAWDAKGPTNFQDPIYSRPDDPMNPVPPGNGKYNIDAAVSAWTTGDSAYGIPGGFPANKLTVGFPFYYRGWTGVPAGNEHGLFQPATGPAPGAPMSGNVPGIRMYKELSGVVDNPARTFYDSTAQAAYFYDGTNWWGGDSPQSIKAKLDYMHCKGLGGAMMYSLENLDPAATLFNHVINGVNSSPANCDPPTTTPPTTTPTTTPPTTTPTTTPPTTTPTTTPPTTTPTTTPPTTTPTSTTTTPPTTTPPAGSGVVNGDFESGTLSPWSCAGALGAIVSTPVHGGKNALGGTPSDSDNARCEQTIAVEPGRTYTLSAWVNGNYVYLGASGTGTSDASTWTPSTGGSYQQLSTQFTTGASTKSVTIWLHGWYGQGRYSVDDVTVK is encoded by the coding sequence ATGCGGTTGGCAAAATTCCCCTGGCTCGCGGCCTCGGTCGCGGCCATTCTGATCGGCGTCTCGACGATACTGGTGACTCTCACCAACGCGACGCCGGCGCTCACCGCCGCCACCGGACCGTCCACCGGTGGCGCCAAGATCGCCTACTTCAACCAGTGGTCGATCTACCAGAACGCCTTCTACCCCAAGCACGTCGACACCTCGGGGATGGCGGGCAAACTCGACTACATCATGTACGCGTTCGCCAACATCCACCCCACCGATCTCACCTGCTTCGAGGCCAACAAGGCCGCGGACCAGAACGAGAACAATCCGAACGCCGGTGACGGGGCGGGTGATTCGTACGCCGACTACGGCAAGACGTTCGACGCGTCGAGCAGCGTGGACGGCACCGCCGACAAGTGGGACGACCCGATCGTCGGCAACTTCAAGCAGTTGAAGCAGCTCAAGGCCAAGCACCCGAACCTGAAGGTGCTGTTGTCCATCGGCGGCTGGACCTATTCGAAGTACTTCTCCGATGTGGCCGCGACCGATGCCGCGCGCAAGAAGTTCGCCTCGTCCTGCATCGACATGTTCATCAAGGGAAACCTGCCGAAGCAGAACGGCTACGGCGGGCCCGGCACCGGTAAGGGCATCTTCGACGGCCTGGATCTGGACTGGGAGTATCCCGGCGGTGGTGGCCATCTCGGCAATCACGCATCGCCGAACGACCGCGCCAACTTCACCCTGCTCACCGAGGAGTTGCGTAAACAGCTCGACGCCCAGGGCGCGGCCGACGGCAAGCGTTACGCGCTGACCGCGGCCGTTGCGGCGGGCCAGGACAAGATCCGCCACTACGACACCGCCAACCTCGGCAAGTACCTCGATCTGGTCAACCTCATGACCTACGACATGCACGGCGCGTGGGATGCCAAGGGGCCGACCAACTTCCAGGATCCGATCTACAGCAGGCCGGACGATCCGATGAACCCGGTCCCGCCGGGCAACGGCAAGTACAACATCGATGCGGCGGTCTCCGCGTGGACCACCGGTGACAGTGCCTACGGCATCCCCGGCGGTTTTCCCGCGAACAAGCTGACCGTCGGATTCCCGTTCTACTACCGCGGTTGGACGGGCGTGCCCGCGGGCAACGAGCACGGTCTGTTCCAGCCCGCGACGGGTCCGGCGCCGGGCGCACCGATGTCGGGCAACGTGCCGGGTATCCGGATGTACAAGGAACTGAGCGGGGTCGTCGACAATCCGGCGCGCACCTTCTACGACTCCACCGCGCAGGCCGCCTACTTCTACGACGGCACGAACTGGTGGGGCGGTGACTCACCGCAGTCCATCAAGGCCAAACTGGATTACATGCACTGCAAGGGTCTCGGCGGGGCGATGATGTACTCGCTGGAGAACCTGGACCCGGCGGCGACGCTGTTCAACCATGTCATAAACGGGGTCAACAGTTCTCCCGCGAATTGCGACCCGCCGACGACCACGCCGCCCACCACCACCCCGACGACCACACCACCCACCACCACCCCGACGACCACACCACCCACCACCACCCCGACGACCACACCACCCACCACCACCCCGACGACCACACCCCCGACGACGACGCCGACCTCGACGACCACCACCCCGCCCACCACGACGCCGCCCGCGGGTAGCGGTGTGGTGAACGGGGACTTCGAGAGCGGCACGTTGTCCCCGTGGTCGTGCGCGGGCGCGCTCGGCGCGATCGTCAGCACCCCGGTGCACGGCGGCAAGAACGCGTTGGGCGGCACGCCGAGCGACAGCGACAACGCCCGCTGCGAGCAGACGATCGCGGTCGAACCGGGTCGCACGTACACGCTCTCGGCGTGGGTGAACGGCAACTACGTCTACCTCGGCGCCTCCGGCACCGGCACCAGCGACGCGTCCACCTGGACGCCGAGCACCGGCGGTAGTTACCAGCAGTTGTCGACCCAGTTCACCACCGGCGCCTCGACCAAGAGCGTCACGATCTGGCTGCACGGCTGGTACGGGCAGGGCAGGTACAGCGTGGACGACGTCACGGTGAAGTAG
- the lexA gene encoding transcriptional repressor LexA, with translation MSGADLTVRQRKVLEVIRSSVSERGYPPSIREIGDAVGLTSTSSVAHQLRALERKGFLRRDPNRPRAVDVRGLDEVGRAVTSLHVAPVDDTDGATADSGKPTPTFVPVLGRIAAGGPILAEQAVEDVFPLPRELVGEGSLFLLKVVGQSMIDAAICDGDWVVVRQQNVADNGDIVAAMIDGEATVKTFKRTGKDVWLMPHNPVFEPIPGNDAQVLGKVVTVIRKI, from the coding sequence ATTTCCGGGGCGGATCTCACCGTGCGTCAGCGCAAAGTGCTGGAGGTGATCCGCAGCTCGGTCAGCGAGCGCGGTTACCCGCCGAGCATCCGCGAGATCGGTGACGCGGTCGGGCTGACCTCCACCTCCTCGGTCGCGCACCAGCTACGCGCCTTGGAGCGCAAGGGATTCCTGCGGCGCGACCCGAATCGCCCACGCGCGGTGGACGTCCGCGGCCTGGACGAGGTGGGGCGCGCGGTCACCAGCCTGCACGTCGCCCCGGTCGACGACACCGACGGCGCCACCGCCGATTCCGGCAAGCCGACCCCGACGTTCGTGCCGGTGCTCGGCCGGATCGCCGCCGGTGGCCCGATCCTGGCCGAGCAGGCGGTGGAGGACGTGTTCCCGCTGCCGCGCGAATTGGTCGGCGAGGGTTCGCTGTTCCTGCTGAAGGTCGTCGGCCAGTCGATGATCGACGCCGCCATCTGCGACGGTGACTGGGTGGTGGTGCGCCAGCAGAACGTCGCCGACAACGGCGACATCGTCGCCGCGATGATCGACGGCGAGGCCACAGTGAAGACGTTCAAGCGCACCGGCAAGGACGTCTGGCTGATGCCGCACAACCCGGTGTTCGAGCCGATCCCCGGTAACGACGCACAGGTGCTCGGCAAGGTCGTCACGGTGATCCGCAAGATCTGA
- a CDS encoding TIM-barrel domain-containing protein, with protein sequence MRRIAHIALGLLVAAGSLVAMPDALADADSGQLADLTGVTEDGPVTTLRSGAAAVRVSFPRTGAVRVRLAPDGKFTDPAGEKIVLPTDTAPTVPKRADKGDYWALSAGPVTLRAYKHPLRLALYDGADSKQIWAEKAPLSWKGDTTTQSLARGPQEQFFGGGEQNGRFSHRDQTIKIFADDNWNDGGAPNSQPFYLSSNGYGVLRNTFTPGSYSFGDTVRTTHDERRFDAIYVVGDGPKGVISAYTGLVGRPFLPPIYGLEMGDSDCYLHNANRGERHTLDAVAIAEGYPKNEMPNGWMLVNDGYGCGYENLAQVGEGLRKHNMQLGLWTEDGLPHQADEVKAGVRVRKLDVAWVGPGYQFALDGCDKAHKGIEENSDARGFVWTPVSWAGAQRCAVLWSGDQAGSYDYIRWQIPTYAGATMSGIAYNTGDVDGIFGGSPQTYTRDLQWKAFLPTIMSMDGWAPKDKQPWRYGEPYTAINRKYLQLKERLLPYTYSYAVEAHRSGVGQVRPLALEYPNDPATWGEQARYEFLSGKDFLVAPMYREGEVRDGIYLPEGTWVDYWTGRTWTGPTTVNGYRAPLDTLPLFVRAGAVVPMWAQGTKSWQTRDRGVLDLDIYPKGEGGFTLTEDDGVTRDYRSGAQATQKFTVRAPASGTGTVEVTVGAATGSYRDMPAQRRYQLAVHTAAAPNAVRASTGPLHRYNSRAELDAAESGWWFDANDRGGVVRVKTAPIAAQDARTVTLTGTQVVGG encoded by the coding sequence ATGCGCAGAATCGCACATATCGCCCTTGGTCTCTTGGTCGCCGCGGGCAGCCTGGTCGCTATGCCCGACGCGCTGGCCGACGCGGACTCCGGGCAGCTCGCGGACCTCACCGGCGTCACCGAAGACGGCCCCGTGACGACCTTGCGGTCCGGTGCCGCCGCGGTGCGGGTGAGCTTTCCGCGCACCGGGGCGGTGCGTGTGCGACTGGCGCCCGATGGGAAGTTCACCGACCCCGCGGGCGAGAAGATCGTGTTGCCGACCGATACCGCACCCACTGTCCCGAAACGTGCGGACAAGGGCGACTATTGGGCGCTGTCGGCCGGTCCGGTCACGTTGCGCGCGTACAAGCATCCGCTGCGCCTCGCGCTCTACGACGGCGCCGACAGCAAGCAGATCTGGGCCGAGAAGGCGCCGCTGTCCTGGAAGGGCGACACCACCACGCAGAGTCTGGCCCGCGGGCCGCAGGAGCAGTTCTTCGGCGGCGGTGAGCAGAATGGGCGATTCAGCCACCGGGACCAGACGATCAAGATCTTCGCCGACGACAACTGGAACGACGGCGGCGCGCCGAACTCGCAGCCGTTCTACCTGTCCAGCAACGGATACGGCGTGCTGCGCAACACCTTCACCCCGGGCAGCTACAGCTTCGGCGATACCGTGCGCACCACCCACGACGAGCGGCGCTTCGACGCGATCTACGTCGTCGGCGACGGCCCGAAAGGGGTGATCTCGGCCTACACCGGGCTGGTCGGCCGTCCCTTCCTGCCGCCGATCTACGGGCTGGAGATGGGCGATTCGGACTGTTACCTGCACAACGCGAACCGCGGCGAGCGGCACACCCTCGATGCCGTCGCGATCGCCGAGGGCTACCCGAAAAACGAGATGCCCAACGGCTGGATGCTGGTCAACGACGGCTACGGCTGCGGTTACGAGAATCTGGCGCAGGTCGGAGAAGGGTTGCGCAAGCACAACATGCAGCTCGGCCTGTGGACCGAGGACGGCCTGCCGCACCAGGCCGATGAGGTGAAAGCCGGTGTGCGGGTGCGCAAGCTGGACGTGGCCTGGGTCGGCCCCGGATACCAGTTCGCGCTCGACGGCTGCGACAAGGCGCACAAGGGCATCGAGGAGAACAGCGACGCCCGCGGCTTCGTCTGGACGCCGGTGAGCTGGGCGGGCGCGCAGCGCTGCGCGGTGCTGTGGAGCGGGGACCAGGCCGGGTCCTACGACTACATCCGCTGGCAGATACCGACTTACGCGGGCGCGACGATGTCGGGCATCGCGTACAACACCGGTGACGTCGACGGCATCTTCGGCGGCAGCCCGCAGACCTACACCCGTGATCTGCAGTGGAAAGCGTTCCTGCCCACCATCATGTCGATGGACGGATGGGCACCCAAGGACAAGCAGCCATGGCGCTACGGCGAGCCGTACACCGCGATCAACCGGAAGTACCTGCAGCTCAAGGAAAGACTGCTGCCCTACACCTACTCCTATGCGGTCGAGGCGCATCGTAGCGGCGTCGGCCAGGTCCGGCCGCTCGCGCTGGAGTACCCGAACGACCCGGCGACCTGGGGCGAGCAGGCGCGCTACGAATTCCTTTCGGGCAAGGACTTTCTCGTCGCGCCGATGTATCGCGAGGGCGAGGTGCGCGACGGGATCTATCTGCCGGAGGGCACCTGGGTCGACTACTGGACCGGGCGCACCTGGACCGGGCCGACCACGGTGAACGGCTATCGCGCGCCGCTGGACACCCTGCCGCTGTTCGTCCGGGCGGGCGCGGTGGTGCCGATGTGGGCGCAGGGCACCAAGTCCTGGCAGACCCGCGACCGCGGCGTGCTGGATCTCGACATTTACCCGAAGGGCGAGGGCGGCTTCACGCTGACCGAGGACGACGGTGTGACAAGGGATTACCGCTCCGGCGCGCAAGCCACCCAGAAGTTCACCGTGCGCGCCCCCGCTTCCGGCACCGGCACCGTCGAGGTGACGGTCGGCGCCGCTACCGGGTCATACCGGGACATGCCCGCACAGCGCCGCTACCAGCTCGCGGTGCACACCGCCGCCGCGCCGAACGCCGTGCGGGCCTCGACCGGCCCGCTGCACCGGTATAACAGCCGCGCCGAGCTCGACGCTGCCGAGAGCGGCTGGTGGTTCGACGCGAACGACCGCGGCGGGGTGGTGCGCGTCAAGACCGCGCCGATCGCCGCGCAGGACGCCAGGACAGTGACCCTGACCGGCACCCAGGTGGTGGGCGGATAG
- the nrdR gene encoding transcriptional regulator NrdR, which yields MHCPYCRHPDSRVVDSREADEGAAIRRRRACPHCGRRFSTVETAILSVVKRSGVTEPFSREKVIRGVRRACQGREVDDDALNLLAQKVEDAVRAKGSPEVPSHEVGLAILGPLRDLDEVAYLRFASVYRSFTSAEDFEREIREMRQARADAAMVSAE from the coding sequence ATGCATTGCCCGTACTGCCGACACCCAGACTCCCGGGTGGTGGACTCGCGTGAGGCCGACGAAGGCGCGGCCATCCGCCGTCGCCGCGCGTGCCCGCACTGTGGGCGGCGGTTCAGCACCGTGGAAACCGCGATCCTGTCCGTGGTCAAGCGCAGTGGCGTCACCGAGCCGTTCAGCCGGGAGAAGGTCATTCGCGGTGTGCGCCGCGCCTGCCAGGGCCGCGAGGTCGACGACGACGCACTGAACCTGCTCGCGCAGAAGGTGGAAGACGCCGTGCGCGCCAAGGGTTCTCCGGAAGTGCCGAGCCACGAGGTCGGCCTGGCCATCCTCGGTCCGCTGCGCGACCTGGACGAGGTCGCCTACTTGCGCTTCGCGTCGGTGTACCGCTCGTTCACCTCCGCGGAGGATTTCGAACGCGAGATCAGAGAGATGCGCCAGGCCCGAGCCGACGCCGCCATGGTGTCCGCCGAGTAG